Below is a window of Brassica napus cultivar Da-Ae unplaced genomic scaffold, Da-Ae ScsIHWf_151;HRSCAF=270, whole genome shotgun sequence DNA.
AACTGACTCTGGTCCCATTCAGAAGAAATCTATGGTGAGCTGAAACATGGAGGTTCACAGTGTGGATTGTGACATCACATTCCCAAATAGTAAAGCTCTATCTTGCAGACAGAGGAAGAATCAAGAAGCTTCATGTCATATTCCTATATGAAACAGAGAATAGCTTTGTCAAAAAAGGATAAAAACAGAGCAGATCTAAGATAACAACAAACAAACACGATAAATAACTAAGATATTGGTTAATGGCCCCTCTAAACCTAAAAAAGTTCAAAtctttaataagaaaaaacttaaaaaatcgTATAATCATGGAGACACTACAGAGATATCTCCAAATAACCAAGAAACTGGTTTATGTTAGAGCTTAAAACTTACAATCTCTCTCATACCTTAATACCTTAAAAAGAACTTTTCAGATCAAAGAGAGATGAGCCCACAAAACGCAGCAGCTCGGCGCAACATAGCACTGCTGCTTCCGCCGCCTCGTAAACGCTTCACTGAATCGTGAGACTATCCTCTGGCCACCGCTATGGAGAGAACAGCTCCGAGTTTGAAGAAAGAGAGTGTTGTGGTATGATTTCTGATTATCTGGTTCTGACTTCACGAAATACCTTGCGCTTGAATGGAGATAAGAGCCGAGAGGAGAGAAGGTGTCGTCGGAACTGAAAGATAAAAAAGAAGGCCGAATAAGATACAAAATAATGAGATGGTTAATTAAaaacttttcatacatattcaatttatacaaattttaagAGAAAAGAATGGTCAATGCAACTTCGTCACTTGTTCTTCCCATCATCTTCCTTGTTTTGTTTTCCTTAGGTACATACTTTCATTAAGATTTATCCATAAAATTATcttcatcattttctttttcaaaagaccGTTATATTATTGTCAGATCTACTCATTGACATAGTCCCCAATATTGTAGTTAGTTATGATGCTAACCGTTGGTGTATATTTATCTTTATACTTCACTTGTGctaatgttatttaaaaattccgaTTATTATTTGCTATAATTTTCTCAGATTCGGGCAACTATTCATCgccacatatttttttttcatcgcCACATATAACAGATATTGTAGTTcagtatatttattttctttaagtAGTAGCGAACTTTTTGTTATCTGAGAACATAGGAAATATAGCTTTGTTTGATATAGGTGAACAGAGTATGGGATCCAAAGAGTGCGCAAGAATACTTGGGCCGTGCACAAACCACCATTGTGATACCCGGTGCCCTGATATCTCAGACTGTGATCGGGCATGCAAAAATTGTTTTTCGGGACATAATGCAAGTGGTCTCTGTGACCCCCAAGTAAGATATAATTGTATGTGCCGATATGATTACCCTTGTGTACCGCCTGGTATGTGATTTATGTACTGTATCAActttatccaaatatttaagtaaaaataaaagcataaagtAATGTCAAGTCCCACAATGATTGAGATTTAGAAATTAACTATGAAAGAGTACATCAAACTGATCAAAAGAGGAAGTAGAAAAAGCTTGTATCCTTCTCTGTTTTggttgaaaacaaaatataacaaCCTTTCAACAGGAGGTCGTTTTCATCATCTCAATCCCAACTTAACCAAGATGAACTGGTCAATTCTTTCGGTAACCAGACGATTCCAATTAAAACTGATACGGTCTTTACCAAACTGTATAGATCTTATGTATACACGTGGGTTTCACATTGTCCTTTAAACTCCCAATTGACAATCACAATATTTTAGAtgataaacaaataataaaatcatttgGTTAGTAACTTCATTGAAGTTTTCCGGTGAAATGACTTGGTCAGATCTCAGAAGTCAAAACCCAATTCGTCCAGTGACATGCGACAGCTTATACAATTTGATTATGACGTGGACGACCTAAACAAAAAGTCAATATATCCAATCTGTTGACCGTTAACGCCTTTTAAACCAAATTCGAATTTATCTCCGTACGTACACGAGATCTTGATTGTCCGATTCTGATCGATTGGAATCAATGAACGCCTCACAAATCAACGTTGCCTCCGACCGATTCTGCTCTCTAGAACAAGGTAACGGCGTATGTAACCATTACTTCAGCGGGAAACTAAGCTATATATGCTTGTAGTTTTTGGATTAGataattcaatttttatttgaGTTGCTTAGATGAACCGTGATAGCATTTAGTTGATATGGATATAGAGGAActtgatttattttcaaattcaaTGGTGATTAATATTACATTAGAAGACACCGGTACCAATATGACTTGATGATTATGATGGAAACGGCACGGTCTATAGTGTTCATTTGGTTGGTAAATCCAGATGATTCTTTGGATCACTAACACATGTTTCAGTAGATGCTGTTGATATGACATTGGAGGATCAGGAAGATGCATGTAGATATGCGAGGCGTGAGAAACATAATTTCTCTAGGGAGCAGAGAAAGCTTATCCAGGTAATGAAtgtaaagagaaaaagagactTTCTTTGCTTGGAGAACGTTAACGGCGAGATGGTGAACATACTGGAGGGGCTCGAATTGCATACCGACGTTTTCAATGCAGTGGAACAGCAGAAGATAGTTGATAAAGTGTGTGAGCTACAAGAGAAGGCACGTAAAGGAGAACTAAGTAAGTAGGGTTCGCTTGAGGCTAAAGCTTTCCTTGTTTTTTCCGTAGATTTGCCAAAAGCTTTACAAAAGACTTCTCTTGTATTTCTCTTTGCTGTAGAGCGTGGATTTACTCCTAAAGGAAAAGGACGTTCAGCTATTCAATTCGGTTGTTGTTTCAACTACCGAACAGTAAGTAGTTAAACTTGTTATTGATCAGTCTTTTTCTTCAGTAAGTAGTTGAACTCGTTCTTTGTATAAATTGTAATAGAATCTTTGTTGCTTTCTTCTCATTTTGACAGAGCAAAGCTGGAACCCCGGCTGGGATTCTTAGGCATGAAACTGTTGAACCATTACCTGCTCTTTTCAAAGTGATCATTAGAAGGTTGGTTGAATGGCATGTCCTGCCTCCAACTTGTGTACCTGATTGTTGTGTCGTCAACATCTATGATGAAGGTGATTGCATACCTCCTCATGTCGATAATCACGACTTTCTTCGTCCATTCTGCACCGTTTCTTTCCTTAGTGAATGCAATATCCTCTTCGGATCAAACCTAAAACTTGAGGAAAATGGTGAATATTCGGGTGGTTCATACTCATTACcgcttccagttgggtaaatcATATGTATTTTGCTtgcaaaataaatttatgttacTTATTGGAACTCTATAAAACAAGATTAATTTAACTTGTTTCAGATCAGTGCTTGTGTTAAACGGCAATGGAGCTAATGTTGCTAAGCATTGTGTACCTGAAGTTCCTACAAAAAGGTAGTTTTTattggtttttcttttattaacaaCATTGTTTGTGctatttatgtgtgttttacTCGGTTTTTCAACAGAATATCAATTACATTTAGAAAAATGAACGAGTCAAAACGTCCAATCTGGTTCACACCAGAGCCTGATCTGCAATGGATACAGCCATTGCAAGTCGAGCTGGAATCGTCCAGTTCATCTGACCATGTTTATTAATTTCTGAAATGTGTAAATTTATGTAAATTTCAGTTTGATTTGTGGTTATATATAAGGTGAATAATTGTGTTTTCACTTTTTCTTTAATAATGTGACCAAACAACATGTTCTAcgaaatcaaataaatttaaaatttatatggaTTTAACCAATTAGCGAGAAATTTCGTTTCTCTATTGTTTTATAACCATGTAGAACGGTCATGCACTCATGGTAAGTAGCGCAAGTCATGGATAACGAAtagttatttacttatattaaatttttcaaaacaaatacaTTTCTAAAAGTTTCAGCACCAAAAATCAGATTTAACTAATAATATTGAccagaaaagaaaggagaaaacttaAACCAACAAAACTTTCAACGGATAATGGTAGACGCAGAAGAAGCCAGTAAAAATAAACAAGACCGGAACCACACGTGTTTGCATGCATGCGCCTTTAAATCTGAAACATGTCTCCATTTGTTTCACCCTTTATGTCCTCTCACCCTTTCAATCTCGTTACCTCATTCATCTCGCTTTCTATCTCGTTATGGCTAGCGACATCCAACACAGACCCGTGTACGGCTCAACCACCGTGCCTCGCAGCACCAACATTAACAATCCAGTCGCATCCTTTCTCCGTCAGCTACAATCAAAAGCTCGTAATCACTCTGGCCAGCTTTTCGGCCTTCTTGCATTCTTCATCTCCGGTGGAATACTCCTCTTACTCACTGGAATCACCGTCACAGCTTTCGTCCTTGGATTCATCGCTTTCCTtccaatcatcatcatctcaagCCCTATATGGATCCCTTTGTTCCTCCTTGTAACCGGCTTCTTGTCCCTCGCTGGAATGGTATTCGGTACGGCGGCTTTGATCTCGTGGACGTATAGGTATTTTAAAGGCATGCACCCTGTCGGGTCGGATCAAGTGGATTATGCTCGGAGTCGGATATTTGACACGGCTGCTCATGTCAAAGACTATGCTGGTGGATACTTCCATGGCAAGCAGAAAGATGCAGCACCTGGTGCATGAAAAGCTTCGCCCGTATACGGTTTGGTTTCATGTAGAAATTACTtttctgtttttattatttgtgttgttttagttttattctGTCTCTTTTTGTATGAACATCAATGATGTATACTGAGATCAATTTAATCTTTCAAATTTAGTTTGTGTTTTTGTATGAAATGTCACTTAAAAATGGTAAGATTTTCTTTTTGCCGTATGAAATATACTATATGAGATCTGTCCCTTCCGCTACCTTATCTTTGATCGCTCCGTATATACGTAATCCGTAAACCATACACGAAAATAGTTGGTCCAAAAACATAAAGTTTGATTATTGATATAGGCCAGACCAAAACAAATTCTGAAAACTATTGGACGTAATTTTTACAATACCAACAACTGGTCCGACTATTACGATCCGTTTATTGTCAATTTTTTCCTCTCAATTGAACATTGACATTAGCAATGAAAGAGTATTGGGTTTTGAACAAGAAGGCAATTCTTATAAAATTTACGAAGCATTTCTTTCATTTACCAACAACGTGTGTTATGGCAACGAAAAATCTTTCAATTTCTTAGAAAATTTTAGAAGCATTGATGGGCCATACCAAAACAAATTATGAGAAAGCTCTAATATGAAGACACCTGAGCTAGCTAGTAAAGTTGTAAATATTATATGCCATTaaggttatttattttaaatgatccTAGGAGATTTATTGTATAATTTTGAGAATAATTACCACGATAACTCTTTAATTGCCTAATCGGCAAATCATATTCATTCTACAAAAACTTAAGATAGCCAAAATTTACCTACATCAAACCACGATGAACAGTTTTATTTGCAAAATTTCATATTAACTTAATTTATTTGCATCCtttaaaaatcaaacatttgacttcatattgtaaattgttgtaaaagaatggggaaactgtatatattatttctgAATATAATTTACCTTTATATAGAGGATacaaagaacagataaatggaaagagtacaaaaccTAATCTAAAAGGAAAtaggaaataggaaaactactaaagataacaagaaaaggaaaacatccTAATCCTAAGTCGGCCAAGGCTGGACGACTTAATACTAAGTCGTCCAAGCCCAGTCGACCTAATACTAAGTCGGCCAAGtagccgactctctctctctcttggtcgCGGCCGCGGCTGGGCCTGGTCGTGGCTGATGGGCCTTCTCTTCTGGTTTTGGTTAAtagcaatccactccatgatttataacactcccccttggatgctataaccatatgggtttgtatcatgcacgacgttgcctcattaaaacctctctaggaaaaccaaaaacccaaggtgagaaaaaatggaaaccgtagacaggaaaaagcgtacaacacatgacactccccctgatgaaggcatcactgaagatccttcagctGGCGCATttctatctgatgaaccagcttcttgaacgttgaggtcggcagagacttggtgaaaagATCGGCTGAATTGTCACTGGACCGAACTTGAACCACTTGAACTTCTTTAGCCTTCTGCAGGCTGTGGGTGAAAAAGAATTTAGGCAAGATGTGTTTTGTTCTATCTCCCTTAATGTATCCATCTTTGAGCTGAGCTATGcaagctgcattgtcctcatagatgatcgttggctcttctttttcctttcccACGGCCAGGCCACTCTCCTTTAGgatatggccggtcatgttcctcaaccacacaagctctcggcttgcttcaaacatggctatgatctcggcatggTTAGAGGATGTGGCCACTAAGGATTGTTTGGTGGACCGCCAACATACTGCAGCCCACTGTGCATAAACACATATCAtgtctgagatctagcattgtgtgggtcaaataagtacccagcatctgcatacCCGGCCAAGCTCTTTCTCGGCTGGTCGGTATAGAACAATCCAAGGTCtgttgttccttgcagatatctgaacagatgttttaTTCCGTTCTAGTGCCTAAGTGTCGGACATGAACTGAATCTAGACAGTAAATTAACGGCAAAACTgatgtccggtctagtatgactagccaagtacattaaggctccaatggcacttaggtaaGGCACTTCCGGCCCGAGCATCTCCTCGTCCGGCTTCTTTGGTCCGAATGGGTCCTTCTCtaggtctaaggacctcacgaccataggactTGACAAGGAATGAGCCTTGTCCATATTGAACTGCTTGAGtattttttctgtatatgtcttttgatgcacaaggattccattgtCTACATACTCAAATTAcagtcccaaacagaacttagtttttccaaagtctttcatttcaaattctttctttagacattcgactgtttgggaaatctctctaGAGGTTCCTATtatattcaggtcgtccacataaacCGACATGATCACGAAGCCCTTGTTGTCGAATctctttataaaaatacatggacttattggatcgttcttataaccctctttcattaggtactctgataatctgttgtaccacattcgatctgattgtttcaaaccatataaggctttattcagcttaatacaatgctgttctcgagaacctttcttatctctttcttatctttgagctcaataccctctggaactctcatatgaatttcattatccagtggaccgtaCAGGTacgcagttactacatccattaggcgcagATCAAGTTTCTctttcacggccagactgatcaaATATCGTAATGTTGTTGcgtccaccacaggggaataagtttcctcataatctattcctggtctctgtgagaatccttgtgctacaagccgtgctttgtatctcactagttctcctttctcatttctctttttcacaaagacccatttgtatcccactggtttgacatctctaggtgtcacggttatagggccaaaaacgcctcttttctttaatgattctaactccacgtttatagcttatttccatttgatccaatctgatctttgcatgcattcatatatggacgtgg
It encodes the following:
- the LOC125597708 gene encoding RNA demethylase ALKBH9B-like, translating into MNASQINVASDRFCSLEQDAVDMTLEDQEDACRYARREKHNFSREQRKLIQVMNVKRKRDFLCLENVNGEMVNILEGLELHTDVFNAVEQQKIVDKVCELQEKARKGELKRGFTPKGKGRSAIQFGCCFNYRTSKAGTPAGILRHETVEPLPALFKVIIRRLVEWHVLPPTCVPDCCVVNIYDEGDCIPPHVDNHDFLRPFCTVSFLSECNILFGSNLKLEENGEYSGGSYSLPLPVGSVLVLNGNGANVAKHCVPEVPTKRISITFRKMNESKRPIWFTPEPDLQWIQPLQVELESSSSSDHVY
- the LOC125597709 gene encoding oleosin G-like, which gives rise to MASDIQHRPVYGSTTVPRSTNINNPVASFLRQLQSKARNHSGQLFGLLAFFISGGILLLLTGITVTAFVLGFIAFLPIIIISSPIWIPLFLLVTGFLSLAGMVFGTAALISWTYRYFKGMHPVGSDQVDYARSRIFDTAAHVKDYAGGYFHGKQKDAAPGA